The following are encoded together in the Oceanobacillus zhaokaii genome:
- a CDS encoding YciI family protein, translating into MSYFAVFSPMLDQEKNVTFRPDHLAYLKEKAEEGKVFAKGRFTDGTGGLVIYIAENHDEVEAIVKKDPYVASGARGYEIHEWEMTVEASPIVD; encoded by the coding sequence ATGAGCTATTTTGCAGTATTTTCACCTATGTTAGATCAAGAGAAGAATGTTACATTTCGTCCGGACCATCTTGCTTATTTAAAAGAAAAAGCGGAGGAAGGCAAGGTATTCGCGAAGGGGCGGTTTACTGATGGAACTGGTGGATTAGTCATTTACATAGCTGAAAATCATGATGAGGTAGAAGCAATCGTGAAGAAAGATCCATATGTTGCTAGTGGAGCTAGGGGCTATGAGATCCATGAATGGGAAATGACGGTTGAAGCAAGTCCGATTGTGGATTGA
- the rpiA gene encoding ribose-5-phosphate isomerase RpiA has translation MLNDMDKAKKLAGEEAVHYVKNEMKVGLGSGSTVYWMIRKLGELVQQGLDIEGIPSSNQTAQWAKDFGVPLTDFSKVAQLDITIDGADEVDRDFHLIKGGGGALFREKVIAMAAKELIIIVDKSKLVPHLGSYPLPVEVLPFGWEVTAKNIALLGAQPIIRKKDEQIFVSDNGNYILDCSFGEINDPKKLHKQLIQLVGVVETGLFVNMANTVIVSNGSEVEVITS, from the coding sequence ATGTTGAATGATATGGACAAGGCAAAAAAGCTTGCTGGAGAAGAAGCAGTACATTATGTGAAGAATGAAATGAAAGTAGGTCTTGGATCAGGTTCCACTGTATATTGGATGATCAGAAAGCTTGGAGAGCTTGTTCAGCAAGGTCTCGATATTGAAGGAATACCATCTTCTAATCAAACAGCACAATGGGCAAAGGACTTTGGAGTGCCATTGACAGATTTCTCAAAAGTAGCTCAGTTAGATATCACAATCGATGGCGCGGATGAAGTCGATCGAGATTTTCACTTGATAAAAGGTGGAGGAGGAGCACTTTTTAGGGAGAAAGTGATTGCGATGGCAGCCAAGGAATTAATTATCATCGTTGACAAGTCTAAATTAGTTCCACATTTAGGGAGTTATCCTTTACCTGTTGAAGTACTCCCATTTGGATGGGAAGTAACAGCAAAAAATATTGCTTTACTTGGAGCTCAGCCAATAATAAGAAAGAAAGATGAACAAATTTTCGTTTCTGATAATGGAAATTATATTTTAGACTGTTCCTTTGGAGAGATTAATGATCCGAAGAAGCTGCACAAACAATTGATACAACTTGTCGGCGTTGTTGAAACAGGATTATTCGTTAATATGGCGAATACAGTTATCGTTAGTAATGGAAGTGAAGTTGAAGTTATTACATCCTAA
- a CDS encoding chemotaxis protein, translating into MTQKIAIAILHGMGTPKEDFAEEIMKRISKRFAKKLPFENAENELVFEPVFWSQIFEPKQTELWSKMQLSADLDFPRLRRFVIEFLGDAIAYQPTMFGNQNYDKVHAYVAAAINRLREKAGPDAPLCVISHSLGTIVASNYFYDLQYKRENRGVQTRRRMDYTPIEQCETLTLFYTLGSPMVLWSLRYTDFGSPITIPSPKISNFYPNVKGEWLNFYDKDDVLAYPLKGMNEAYNQAVTKDLAVNAGGIFTSWSPLSHRDYERENEVIDPIVDGLVRTWRSINE; encoded by the coding sequence ATGACACAAAAGATTGCGATAGCGATTCTGCATGGAATGGGAACGCCAAAAGAGGATTTTGCAGAGGAGATAATGAAGCGAATTTCCAAGCGATTTGCCAAGAAGTTACCGTTTGAAAATGCAGAGAATGAATTAGTGTTCGAGCCTGTCTTTTGGTCTCAGATATTTGAACCAAAACAAACAGAATTATGGAGTAAAATGCAGCTTAGTGCCGACCTGGATTTTCCACGGTTAAGACGTTTTGTTATCGAATTTTTGGGTGATGCGATTGCATATCAACCAACAATGTTTGGGAACCAGAATTATGACAAAGTGCATGCATATGTTGCTGCTGCCATTAATCGTTTGCGAGAAAAAGCTGGACCAGATGCACCGCTTTGTGTGATCAGTCATAGCCTTGGTACGATTGTTGCAAGCAATTATTTCTATGATTTACAGTATAAACGGGAAAATAGAGGTGTGCAGACTCGGCGTCGGATGGATTATACACCAATCGAGCAGTGTGAAACCTTAACACTCTTCTATACATTAGGAAGCCCGATGGTGTTGTGGTCCTTACGATATACGGACTTTGGCTCACCAATCACTATTCCTTCACCAAAGATAAGCAATTTTTACCCAAATGTAAAAGGTGAGTGGCTCAATTTTTATGATAAGGATGACGTACTTGCTTATCCATTGAAAGGGATGAATGAAGCATATAACCAGGCAGTTACAAAAGACTTAGCCGTGAATGCAGGTGGAATCTTTACAAGCTGGAGTCCATTGTCGCATCGTGATTATGAGAGAGAGAACGAGGTAATTGATCCAATAGTCGATGGCTTGGTTAGAACTTGGAGGAGTATAAACGAATAG
- the opp4A gene encoding oligopeptide ABC transporter substrate-binding protein, translating into MKQTKWLLALMLALVLVLAACSSGGTDEEKPADSEDPATDEGTDEGAEEDADKEDAEEKAESGDNLYSIEDFSSDKTNEGEAIDGGTLNYGLVSDTAFEGILNPVFYEGNPDFHVMKFFAEPDGDLLSIENDNFTYTQDGAAEWEVDEAGTTFTIKIRDNVNWHDGEPVKAEDLEFAYEVIGSPDYTGMRYYAVENVVGIEEYNAGEADKISGVEVVDEKTIKITFTEPNPSLLASGIWTAPMPKHIFKDIPVAEMAESDAVRVNPIGFGPFKVEQIVPGESVTYTANEDYWRGAPKLDGVTLKVIPPTTVANALETGEIDIAEPFPTDQYPDVAEKLTNVEFLGQQELGYTYIGFKLGKFDAEKGESVTDPDAKMADVNLRKAMWHAVDNNAVGEKFYNGLRWQATTLIIPPFKEYHDASIETPTYDPEEAKRILDEAGYVDVDGDGLRENPEGEELVINFASMSGGDVAEPMANYYVQAWKAVGLNVQLLGGGLIEFNSFYDKLEGDDDEVDVYQGAWGTGTDVDQTGLYGRNAGYNYTRYTSEKNDELLAAGASEKSMDLAYRQDIYKQWQELMVEDIPVFPTLYRSELVPVNSRVTDFSIKTSWENWQEVGLTQEEPVLP; encoded by the coding sequence ATGAAACAGACAAAGTGGCTTTTGGCTCTAATGCTTGCATTAGTTCTAGTATTAGCAGCATGTAGCAGCGGCGGAACTGATGAAGAGAAACCGGCTGATTCAGAGGATCCTGCTACAGACGAAGGTACAGATGAGGGTGCAGAGGAAGACGCTGACAAAGAAGACGCTGAAGAAAAGGCAGAAAGTGGAGATAATCTATATTCTATTGAGGACTTCAGCTCTGATAAGACAAATGAAGGGGAAGCGATCGATGGCGGCACACTAAACTATGGTTTAGTATCTGACACAGCTTTCGAAGGTATCCTTAACCCAGTATTTTATGAGGGTAATCCAGATTTTCACGTTATGAAATTCTTTGCAGAACCTGATGGTGATCTTTTAAGTATCGAGAATGATAACTTCACTTATACACAAGATGGTGCAGCAGAGTGGGAAGTTGATGAAGCTGGCACAACTTTCACAATTAAAATCCGTGATAATGTAAACTGGCATGATGGTGAACCAGTTAAAGCGGAGGACTTAGAATTCGCGTATGAAGTAATTGGCAGTCCAGATTATACTGGAATGCGTTACTATGCAGTTGAAAATGTTGTTGGTATAGAAGAATACAACGCAGGAGAAGCAGATAAAATCTCTGGTGTTGAAGTTGTCGATGAAAAGACAATCAAAATTACATTTACAGAACCAAATCCATCGTTGTTAGCTAGTGGAATTTGGACTGCGCCAATGCCAAAGCATATTTTCAAAGATATTCCAGTAGCAGAGATGGCTGAAAGTGATGCGGTTCGTGTGAACCCAATTGGTTTTGGACCATTTAAAGTGGAGCAAATTGTTCCAGGAGAATCTGTAACATACACAGCAAATGAAGATTATTGGAGAGGTGCTCCGAAGCTTGATGGGGTTACATTAAAAGTAATTCCACCTACAACAGTAGCAAATGCATTAGAAACTGGTGAAATTGACATAGCTGAACCATTCCCAACGGATCAGTATCCAGATGTTGCAGAAAAGCTGACGAATGTTGAATTCTTAGGACAACAAGAATTAGGATATACGTATATCGGCTTTAAATTAGGTAAATTTGATGCGGAAAAAGGTGAAAGTGTTACAGATCCAGACGCAAAAATGGCTGATGTAAACTTACGTAAGGCAATGTGGCATGCGGTGGACAATAATGCAGTAGGTGAAAAATTCTATAATGGTCTGCGTTGGCAGGCAACAACATTGATTATTCCACCATTCAAAGAGTATCACGATGCATCAATTGAAACACCAACATATGATCCAGAAGAAGCGAAGCGTATTTTAGATGAAGCTGGGTATGTTGATGTTGATGGTGATGGTCTTCGTGAAAATCCTGAGGGAGAAGAATTAGTGATTAATTTTGCTTCTATGTCAGGTGGAGATGTTGCAGAGCCAATGGCAAACTATTACGTTCAAGCATGGAAAGCTGTCGGACTGAATGTTCAATTACTAGGTGGAGGACTAATTGAATTTAACAGTTTCTACGATAAGCTTGAAGGCGATGACGATGAAGTTGATGTTTATCAAGGTGCATGGGGTACTGGTACGGACGTAGACCAAACAGGATTATACGGTCGTAATGCTGGTTATAACTATACACGATATACAAGTGAAAAGAATGATGAATTACTAGCAGCAGGTGCATCAGAAAAATCAATGGATCTTGCATATCGTCAAGATATTTATAAACAATGGCAAGAATTAATGGTTGAAGATATTCCTGTATTCCCAACGCTTTATCGTTCTGAATTAGTGCCGGTTAACAGCCGTGTAACAGACTTTTCGATTAAAACATCATGGGAGAATTGGCAAGAAGTTGGTTTAACGCAAGAAGAACCAGTACTTCCATAA
- a CDS encoding ABC transporter permease, translating to MEVNNTNLANQIQDPTKSPSGLKILWKEIVRDKLALVSLILLILITMFVFGISMILDQDEIVRVDLFAIHEPPSEEFTLGTDYGGRDIFGQLIIGTRNSLSIGFLVTAISGIFGIAFGLIAGYFGGYTDNALMRVLDFFQVLPFTMLVIVFVSIVPNYTILAFSFIMAAFNWMGIARLIRSKALQEKELDYVQASKTLGTSHTKIIFREVMPNISSLIIVTMTLNLAANIGIESGLSFLGFGFPESTPSLGTLLSYATNPQTLEYRWWIWVPAAVLILVMMLMVRNVGEALRRATDARQRRG from the coding sequence ATGGAAGTAAACAATACAAATTTAGCGAATCAAATACAGGATCCTACGAAGAGTCCATCCGGTCTAAAAATCCTATGGAAAGAAATTGTCCGGGATAAGCTTGCACTCGTCTCATTAATACTCTTGATTCTCATTACGATGTTTGTATTCGGAATTTCGATGATATTAGATCAAGATGAAATTGTCAGGGTGGATTTGTTCGCAATCCATGAGCCCCCCTCAGAAGAATTTACCTTAGGGACAGATTATGGTGGTCGTGACATATTTGGCCAACTTATTATCGGGACGCGAAACTCGCTTTCCATTGGATTTTTAGTGACTGCGATCAGTGGCATATTCGGAATTGCCTTTGGATTGATTGCAGGATACTTCGGTGGATATACAGATAATGCGCTGATGCGTGTTCTTGACTTTTTCCAGGTTTTACCTTTCACAATGTTAGTCATTGTGTTTGTATCTATCGTACCTAATTATACGATATTGGCATTCTCTTTCATTATGGCAGCCTTTAACTGGATGGGAATAGCAAGATTAATCAGGTCAAAGGCACTGCAAGAGAAAGAACTGGATTATGTACAGGCGTCGAAAACGCTTGGTACATCGCATACGAAGATTATTTTTAGAGAAGTGATGCCGAATATTAGTTCTTTAATTATTGTAACGATGACATTGAATTTAGCAGCAAACATAGGAATTGAATCAGGACTCTCCTTCTTAGGATTTGGTTTTCCTGAAAGTACACCGAGTCTTGGTACACTATTAAGCTATGCGACAAACCCACAAACATTGGAATATAGATGGTGGATCTGGGTACCAGCTGCTGTTTTGATTTTAGTCATGATGTTAATGGTTCGAAATGTAGGTGAGGCATTAAGACGAGCAACGGATGCAAGACAGAGACGAGGTTAA
- the opp4B gene encoding oligopeptide ABC transporter permease: MWKFIVRRILITIPQIILLSVLIFMLAQAMPGDALSGLVDPNVSLEQKNALREKLGLNDPWYQKYGEWASGLVQGDLGQSFRFKMPVSELIEQRMINTFWLSLATLIITYIIAIPLGILSGRYNDSILDSSITGYTYIGFATPLFIFGLVMLWVFGYQLQWFPTSGSVTPGLEPGTFEYVLSKAQHLLLPAISMALIQTVSTVQYLRSEIVDTKQKEFIITARAKGASESRVYNKHILRNSLLPIAAFFGYEITFLIGGTVFVEMIFGFPGMGQLFIESILLRDYSVVNAVVLIFGIAAILGALLSDIILSLVDPRIRIK, encoded by the coding sequence ATGTGGAAATTTATCGTTAGACGTATTTTAATTACGATACCTCAAATCATTCTCCTTAGTGTTTTAATCTTTATGCTGGCACAAGCAATGCCTGGTGACGCACTTTCGGGTTTGGTTGATCCAAATGTCAGTCTAGAACAAAAGAATGCATTGAGAGAAAAGCTTGGATTAAATGATCCATGGTATCAAAAGTATGGGGAATGGGCATCGGGATTAGTGCAAGGTGATTTAGGACAATCCTTCCGTTTCAAAATGCCTGTATCAGAATTGATTGAGCAGCGGATGATCAATACATTTTGGTTATCACTTGCGACATTAATCATTACTTATATTATTGCAATTCCTTTAGGGATATTGAGTGGTCGATACAATGACTCGATTCTTGATTCATCGATTACTGGTTATACATATATCGGATTTGCAACGCCATTATTTATTTTTGGACTCGTGATGCTCTGGGTATTTGGATATCAACTGCAATGGTTCCCAACGAGTGGGAGTGTGACCCCTGGTCTGGAACCAGGAACATTTGAATATGTATTAAGCAAGGCACAGCATTTATTGCTGCCAGCCATCTCAATGGCATTAATACAAACTGTTTCAACGGTGCAATATTTGCGAAGTGAAATAGTGGATACAAAACAAAAAGAGTTTATTATTACAGCCAGAGCAAAAGGTGCTTCAGAATCTCGTGTCTATAATAAACATATTTTAAGAAACTCACTATTACCGATTGCGGCATTCTTTGGTTATGAAATTACATTTCTAATCGGGGGAACGGTTTTTGTTGAAATGATTTTTGGATTTCCAGGAATGGGACAGCTCTTCATTGAATCGATACTTTTACGCGATTATAGTGTTGTGAACGCTGTTGTATTAATATTCGGGATTGCAGCGATTCTAGGGGCACTTTTATCAGATATTATCTTGAGTCTCGTTGATCCACGTATCCGTATTAAATAA
- a CDS encoding ABC transporter ATP-binding protein, with amino-acid sequence MAILEVEDLKVYFPIKAGIFNRTVDYIKAVDGVSFSIEQGRTYGLVGESGSGKSTTGRAVIGLENIYSGKVSFNGTDITKFGRKNSLLRKDIQMIFQDPYSSLNPRKRVVDIISEPLRNFENLSRQEEKKRVQELLEIVGLSPESILKYPHEFSGGQRQRIGIARAIALKPKLIIADEPVSALDVSVQAQVLNFMQDIQKELNLTYLFISHDLGIVKHMCDDIAIMYKGRYVEQGTTADIFNNPQHIYTKRLVSAIPDINPRNREKQYRFRQEVQREYANSYNDYFDSNGLAYGLQPVSDTHLVALPERG; translated from the coding sequence ATGGCAATTCTTGAGGTTGAAGATTTAAAAGTATATTTTCCAATAAAAGCAGGGATTTTTAATCGAACAGTAGATTATATTAAAGCAGTTGATGGAGTTTCATTTTCGATAGAACAAGGGAGAACATATGGCCTTGTAGGAGAATCTGGATCGGGTAAATCAACAACAGGCAGAGCCGTGATTGGTCTGGAAAATATCTATTCCGGGAAGGTTTCGTTTAATGGCACGGATATAACGAAATTTGGACGGAAGAATAGTTTGTTAAGAAAAGATATTCAGATGATTTTCCAGGATCCATATTCGTCGCTTAATCCAAGAAAGCGAGTGGTGGATATCATTTCTGAACCACTTCGAAACTTTGAAAATCTATCAAGGCAAGAGGAGAAAAAGCGGGTTCAAGAGTTATTGGAAATCGTCGGGCTAAGTCCAGAAAGTATTTTAAAATATCCGCATGAATTCTCTGGAGGGCAAAGACAGCGGATTGGAATTGCCAGAGCAATTGCGTTAAAGCCGAAATTAATTATCGCGGATGAACCTGTATCAGCTCTTGATGTATCTGTTCAAGCGCAGGTGCTGAATTTTATGCAGGATATTCAGAAGGAACTGAATTTGACTTATCTTTTTATTAGTCACGATTTAGGTATTGTAAAACATATGTGTGATGATATCGCAATTATGTATAAAGGGCGGTATGTTGAGCAAGGAACGACTGCAGATATATTTAATAATCCGCAGCATATTTATACAAAGCGACTCGTTTCGGCGATTCCAGATATTAATCCGAGAAATAGGGAGAAACAATATCGTTTTCGCCAAGAGGTACAAAGAGAATATGCAAATTCCTATAATGACTATTTTGATAGTAATGGATTAGCATATGGATTACAGCCTGTATCAGATACTCATTTAGTAGCTTTGCCAGAGAGAGGGTGA
- a CDS encoding ABC transporter ATP-binding protein yields MSNKLLEINNLKTSFRIGDNYYAAVDGVSLTVDKNEILGIVGESGSGKSALAFSIMGLHTRAKIEGNILYKGQDIANIAPSKLNKLRGDDLAMIFQDPLTALNPLMTIGDQIAEALILHKPEMSQKQRKERVMELINLVHIPRPEYVYEQFPHELSGGMRQRIVIAIAIANQPDLLIADEPTTALDVTIQAQILDLIRELKNDLDSGVILITHDLGVVAEMADRVAVMYAGQIVEIAEVYTLFENPLHPYTRSLLNSVPAEGQDKLHVIQGVVPSLQKLPRKGCRFAARIPWIEASAHEENPELHEVEPGHYVRCTCYNHFYFPDKSKEAQVHGNS; encoded by the coding sequence TTGAGTAATAAGCTACTGGAAATCAACAATTTAAAAACATCCTTCAGAATTGGTGATAACTATTACGCTGCAGTGGATGGTGTATCACTAACAGTAGATAAGAATGAAATCTTAGGAATTGTTGGTGAGTCTGGATCTGGAAAGAGTGCATTGGCATTTTCGATTATGGGCTTACATACAAGAGCTAAGATTGAAGGGAATATCTTATATAAGGGTCAAGATATTGCAAACATCGCACCATCGAAATTAAATAAATTACGTGGCGATGATTTAGCAATGATATTCCAAGATCCACTTACAGCACTAAATCCACTAATGACGATAGGCGATCAAATTGCCGAAGCGTTAATTTTACATAAACCAGAGATGTCACAGAAACAACGGAAAGAAAGGGTAATGGAATTAATCAATCTTGTACACATACCAAGACCAGAATATGTGTATGAACAGTTTCCGCATGAATTATCAGGAGGTATGAGGCAACGGATTGTTATTGCCATTGCAATTGCTAACCAACCAGATTTACTGATTGCAGATGAACCGACAACAGCATTAGATGTGACAATACAAGCGCAAATATTAGATTTAATTAGAGAACTGAAAAACGATTTGGACTCAGGGGTAATTTTAATTACACATGATTTAGGTGTAGTTGCAGAGATGGCAGATCGTGTTGCTGTCATGTATGCAGGACAAATTGTAGAAATCGCTGAAGTATATACATTGTTTGAAAATCCGTTACATCCATACACAAGATCACTGCTTAACTCCGTCCCTGCTGAAGGGCAGGACAAGCTCCATGTTATTCAGGGAGTTGTCCCGTCGTTACAAAAGCTCCCGCGTAAAGGCTGTCGATTTGCAGCCAGAATTCCCTGGATAGAAGCATCCGCACATGAAGAGAACCCGGAATTACATGAAGTAGAGCCTGGTCACTATGTGCGCTGTACTTGTTATAACCATTTTTACTTCCCAGATAAGAGCAAGGAGGCACAAGTACATGGCAATTCTTGA
- the ilvA gene encoding threonine ammonia-lyase, producing the protein MKINKQGSGLIGDCLTGELVHNAMKRLAPIVHRTPILTSATTNQLLGKHVYFKMENQQKTGAFKFRGASYKLMQLTKEQLAKGVITASAGNHAQGVALASRKLGAKATIFMPENTPLAKVEATRNYGAKVVLTGESFQEAYTASLEKQMESGATYIHPFDDHQLMAGQGTIAMELLRQEDRLDTIIVPIGGGGLISGIAVAAKYVNRNIRIIGVQASGASAAYDSFHSKKKMKTSTVSTIAEGIAVKEPGEHTLPLIYNYVDDVVTVTDEEIASAIVYMLERNKTLVEGAGAAATAALFAHNDQINSRHCGVIVSGGNLDIGMMARIQQLASEDRHTERKSLIAL; encoded by the coding sequence ATGAAAATAAATAAACAAGGAAGTGGCCTAATTGGGGATTGCTTAACCGGTGAGTTAGTACACAATGCGATGAAGCGCTTAGCGCCAATCGTCCATCGTACACCAATACTCACATCAGCGACAACAAATCAGTTACTTGGAAAACATGTCTATTTTAAAATGGAAAATCAACAGAAAACCGGTGCATTTAAGTTTCGGGGTGCAAGCTACAAATTAATGCAGCTTACTAAAGAGCAGTTAGCGAAAGGCGTCATCACTGCTTCAGCAGGAAATCATGCACAAGGAGTTGCACTTGCTTCAAGAAAATTAGGAGCAAAGGCGACGATATTTATGCCAGAAAATACACCATTAGCAAAAGTAGAAGCAACGAGAAACTATGGCGCAAAAGTCGTACTTACTGGTGAAAGTTTCCAAGAAGCATATACAGCGTCATTAGAAAAACAAATGGAAAGTGGTGCTACTTATATTCATCCTTTTGATGATCATCAGCTAATGGCTGGCCAAGGAACAATCGCGATGGAATTATTACGTCAGGAAGACCGGCTGGATACGATTATCGTTCCAATTGGTGGAGGTGGACTGATAAGTGGTATTGCAGTTGCAGCAAAATATGTAAATCGTAACATTAGGATCATCGGTGTTCAAGCAAGTGGTGCATCAGCTGCATATGATAGCTTCCATTCTAAAAAGAAAATGAAAACAAGTACTGTATCGACAATTGCTGAAGGCATTGCCGTTAAAGAGCCAGGAGAGCATACATTACCACTAATCTATAACTATGTGGATGATGTAGTAACTGTAACAGATGAAGAAATTGCGTCTGCTATTGTCTACATGCTCGAGCGAAATAAAACATTAGTAGAGGGTGCAGGAGCTGCAGCAACTGCCGCATTATTTGCACATAACGATCAAATTAACTCTCGTCATTGTGGCGTCATTGTGAGCGGAGGCAATTTGGATATTGGAATGATGGCAAGAATACAGCAGCTAGCTTCAGAAGATCGACATACAGAAAGAAAATCTCTAATTGCCCTATAA
- the leuD gene encoding 3-isopropylmalate dehydratase small subunit — protein MEAIKQHQGLVFPLNRANIDTDQIIPKQFLKRIERTGFGQFLFFNWRFDDEGKERADFALNQPKYENTSVLLAGENFGCGSSREHAPWALLDYGFKVIIAPSFADIFYNNSLKNGIIPIKMEETQLNKWMEQAETGKLVLNINLKEQTITDEEKLVVSFEIPEYHKEKLLNGWDDIALTLQHQEKIEQFENAL, from the coding sequence ATGGAAGCTATTAAACAACATCAAGGACTTGTTTTTCCTTTGAATCGTGCCAATATTGATACAGACCAAATCATCCCGAAGCAATTTCTTAAAAGAATTGAACGTACAGGTTTTGGACAATTTTTATTTTTTAATTGGCGTTTTGATGATGAAGGAAAAGAACGAGCAGACTTTGCATTAAATCAACCAAAATACGAGAATACTAGTGTACTCCTAGCAGGAGAGAACTTTGGCTGCGGTTCATCTAGGGAGCATGCACCATGGGCACTCTTGGATTATGGGTTTAAAGTAATTATTGCACCAAGCTTTGCTGACATCTTTTATAATAATTCTTTGAAAAATGGAATTATTCCTATTAAAATGGAAGAGACTCAGCTTAATAAATGGATGGAGCAAGCAGAAACTGGTAAACTAGTATTAAATATCAACCTGAAAGAACAGACTATTACGGATGAAGAGAAGCTTGTCGTATCTTTCGAAATTCCTGAGTATCATAAAGAGAAGCTTTTAAATGGTTGGGATGATATTGCATTGACTTTACAACATCAAGAAAAGATTGAACAATTTGAAAATGCGTTATAA
- the leuC gene encoding 3-isopropylmalate dehydratase large subunit — protein MTKPETIIKKIWDKHVVHQEEGNPDLLYIDQHLIHEVTSPQAFEGLRMNKRTVRRPDLTFATMDHNVPTKDRENIKDEISRKQMETLKKNCEEFGIKLADMFHPDQGIVHVIGPQLGLTQPGRTIVCGDSHTSTHGAFGALAFGIGTSEVEHVLATQTIWQEQPKTMNVHVEGDLGPGVTAKDLILAIIAKFGVKFGTGHIVEYTGDAIRKLSMEGRMTICNMSIEGGARAGLISPDQTTIDFLRGREYVPQGEAYNEIAEQWLALATDEGAEYDATLTIQAAEIEPQVSWGTNPAMCVPISGATPSLSDVEHKEDVQRALDYMGLEENQPITSIEIDHVFIGSCTNSRLGDLEKAASIVEGKKVKEGIKAIVVPGSFSVKLQAEEAGLDKIFLEAGFEWRNSGCSMCLGMNDDIIPPGGRCASTSNRNFEGRQGNGARTHLVSPEMAAAAAIEGRFVDVRKFAGVLN, from the coding sequence ATGACAAAGCCGGAAACAATTATTAAGAAAATATGGGATAAACACGTAGTCCATCAAGAAGAGGGAAATCCAGATCTATTATATATCGATCAGCATCTAATCCATGAAGTGACGTCACCACAGGCGTTTGAAGGACTGCGTATGAACAAGCGGACTGTTCGCCGTCCAGATTTAACGTTTGCAACAATGGATCACAACGTGCCAACGAAGGATCGGGAAAATATTAAGGATGAAATTTCTAGAAAACAAATGGAAACCTTAAAGAAAAACTGTGAAGAATTTGGAATAAAGCTTGCAGATATGTTTCATCCTGACCAAGGTATCGTTCATGTGATTGGACCACAGCTTGGCTTAACCCAGCCTGGAAGAACAATTGTTTGCGGGGATAGTCATACATCAACACATGGTGCATTTGGTGCACTTGCGTTTGGTATTGGAACAAGTGAGGTTGAGCATGTTCTTGCGACACAAACAATTTGGCAAGAACAACCAAAGACAATGAATGTTCATGTTGAAGGAGATTTAGGACCGGGTGTTACCGCGAAGGATCTGATTCTTGCAATCATTGCCAAATTTGGTGTCAAATTCGGTACTGGGCATATTGTCGAATATACAGGTGATGCCATTCGTAAGCTTTCAATGGAAGGCCGTATGACGATTTGTAATATGTCGATTGAAGGTGGAGCAAGAGCAGGATTAATCAGCCCTGACCAAACGACGATTGATTTTCTTCGTGGTCGTGAATATGTACCACAAGGTGAAGCATATAATGAGATTGCAGAACAATGGCTTGCCCTTGCAACTGATGAAGGAGCAGAATATGATGCAACCTTAACAATCCAAGCAGCCGAAATTGAACCACAGGTATCATGGGGAACGAATCCAGCAATGTGCGTACCAATTAGTGGGGCAACACCGAGCTTAAGCGATGTGGAACATAAGGAAGATGTACAAAGAGCGCTAGATTATATGGGACTGGAAGAAAATCAACCCATTACATCAATCGAGATTGATCATGTTTTTATTGGCTCATGTACGAACTCCCGTCTTGGAGACTTAGAAAAAGCTGCAAGTATAGTAGAAGGAAAAAAAGTAAAAGAAGGAATAAAAGCGATTGTTGTTCCAGGATCATTCAGTGTAAAACTGCAAGCTGAAGAAGCAGGACTTGACAAAATCTTCTTAGAGGCAGGATTTGAATGGCGCAACTCTGGCTGTAGTATGTGTCTAGGTATGAATGACGATATTATCCCGCCTGGTGGAAGATGTGCATCCACATCAAACCGTAACTTCGAAGGAAGACAAGGAAATGGTGCACGTACCCATCTTGTTAGTCCGGAAATGGCAGCTGCGGCAGCAATAGAAGGACGATTCGTCGATGTACGTAAATTTGCAGGTGTATTGAATTAG